One Micromonas commoda chromosome 7, complete sequence genomic window carries:
- a CDS encoding predicted protein, with the protein MPTCEARNITLYCLSWPFLLSSLLASSSGAGAAERGGAWKKMSGPSPLDPYAALELKPGASDEEVKAAFRRLAHVYHPDKASSAAGRAEARFNFNRITAARNRLLGDGGPGGQTRGWTAHNTGMSAAHMGNARRAGRISNAAFAAVLALPLCLIGVVSNWAFPSEQSRLVAGTGAGGGEGHMGRVNGFLEPPVNPWLRDDVVEEGRRRGMHRKSVYERVGARVFSLAGGGKESAAADATRGG; encoded by the coding sequence ATGCCCACGTGCGAGGCACGAAACATTACTCTCTACTGTCTGTCGTGGCCTTTCCTGCTGAGCTCGCTCCTCGCATCTTCCAGTGGCGcaggcgccgcggagcgcgggggcgcctgGAAGAAAATGTCGGGACCTTCCCCGCTGGACCCctacgccgcgctcgagctcaaacccggcgcgagcgacgaggaggtcaaggccGCCTTTCGCAGGCTGGCGCACGTCTACCACCCCGACAAggcgagcagcgccgcgggaaGAGCCGAGGCGAGGTTCAACTTCAACCGCATCACGGCCGCCAGGAACAGGCTGCTCGGGGACGGAGGGCCCGGGGGTCAGACCAGGGGATGGACCGCGCACAACACGGGCATGAGCGCGGCCCACATGGGcaacgcgaggcgcgcggggaggatcagcaacgccgcgttcgcggcggtcctcgcgctgcCCCTGTGCCTCATCGGCGTCGTGAGCAACTGGGCGTTCCCGTCGGAGCAGTCGAGGCTCGTCGctgggacgggcgcggggggcggggaggggcACATGGGCAGGGTGAACGGCTTCTTGGAGCCGCCGGTTAATCCGTGGCTGCGGGACGACGTGGTGGAGGAGGGAAGGAGGCGGGGGATGCACAGGAAATCCGTGTACGAGCgggtgggcgcgagggtgttctcgctcgccggcggcggcaaggagagcgccgccgccgacgcgacgcggggaggGTAG
- a CDS encoding predicted protein translates to MSAHASFLTDRLLLSIVRDDGAFANVQRVCLAGCNRLTDSAVCRLLDVCGENLECLELSDCTLISTSTIEHAARVCRSRKDGKSCLVFLDLAGCSNVDTLDALRLTETNFEALREIRLMGTSRLNGRVPQDEFVELARELEARRARWRDGIGRRREDAVRRAEADDSPGTDVGNTVTAEDMMNMIDPSASCIDCACGDASRGEEIEPWILEGRENVPAWVTTCCIQPALCVVDLPKRVKHWKTKLDIWEEGTAPIAACDHAMVMQGNMNDPGHQHQLNLLPGCGHVLCVDCEQRSRVHMVRRHLDNEYVYPCPLCGMDMPNPGGFEITLNP, encoded by the coding sequence ATGTCCGCGCACGCCTCTTTCCTGACCGATCGCCTGCTGCTGAGCATCGTGCGTGACGACGGCGCCTTTGCCAACGTGCAGCGGGTGTGCCTCGCCGGTTGCAACAGGCTGACGGACTCGGCGGTGTGCAGGCTCCTGGACGTGTGCGGCGAGAACCTCGAGTGCCTGGAGCTCAGCGACTGCACGCTGATCAGCACGTCCACGAtcgagcacgcggcgagggtgtgCCGCAGCCGCAAGGATGGCAAGTCGTGCCTCGTGTTTctcgacctcgccgggtGTTCAAACGTCGACACCCTGGACGCGCTTCGATTGACGGAAACCAACTTCGAGGCGCTGAGGGAGATTAGGCTCATGGGAACCTCGCGACTGAACGGGCGGGTGCCCCAGGACGAgttcgtcgagctcgcgagggagctcgaggcgcgacgcgccaggTGGAGGGACGGGATTGGCAGGCGGCGGGAAGACGCGGTTCGACGCGCAGAGGCGGATGACTCGCCCGGGACGGACGTCGGGAACACCGTGACCGCGGAGGACATGATGAACATGATCGATCCCAGCGCCAGTTGCATCGACTGCGCGTGCGGTGACGCGTCACGGGGTGAGGAGATCGAGCCCTGGATcctcgaggggcgcgagaATGTTCCGGCGTGGGTCACGACGTGTTGCATCCAGCCGGCGCTGTGCGTCGTGGATTTGCCCAAGCGGGTGAAGCACTGGAAAACGAAACTCGACATCTGGGAGGAGGGCACGGCTCCGATCGCCGCTTGCGATCACGCCATGGTGATGCAGGGGAACATGAACGACCCGGGGCACCAGCACCAGCTGAACCTGCTGCCCGGGTGCGGGCACGTGCTGTGCGTGGACTGCGAGCAGCGTAGCAGGGTGCACATGGTGCGGCGGCACCTGGACAACGAGTACGTGTACCCGTGTCCGCTGTGCGGGATGGACATGCCCAACCCGGGTGGCTTCGAGATCACGCTCAACCCCTGA
- a CDS encoding predicted protein — MTFTYRLTPAWMNPPSPSPPPSPPEPRWWDRSGVVKGREEDLGSSVLLWILLAIPALLLLHCCLVRGCFCYDDVESPRRTRGRLRARRRRLRRDDDDDDDDPEDPDDSDVSDGDSVEPVSPAAWDGPTRSHRSGALAPFDARAAHPATFTDDNIHEWRALAMERARARAGAPTRPSPLRPTNGGTTRQARTRSHPNGHRRVSPRSRSENELADLSNPDEDDDREPGPMSGRAMATLPRCFVGDARWRGLRGLAPVGQSNEGVEQGAAATTTDAAAAAAAEAFEDVEMCLVCTDDCEPGDELIVLTCHHSFHADCIKRWLKVNAVCPACRARVTRVSGRERAALWRSRWGLDDEGDWGGDGVGDRGGEGEEIVVNVVG; from the coding sequence atGACCTTCACGTATCGCCTGACTCCCGCGTGGAtgaacccgccgtcgccgtcgcccccgccgtcgccgcccgagccgagGTGGTGGGACCGCAGCGGCGTCGTGAAGGGACGGGAGGAGGACCTGGGCTCGAGCGTGCTGCTCTGGATACTCCTCGCCATACCGGCGCTCCTCCTGCTGCACTGCTGCCTCGTGCGGGGCTGCTTCTGctacgacgacgtggagagcccgcgacggacccgggGAAGGCTCCGCGCCAGGCGCCGCAGGCTcaggcgcgacgacgacgacgacgacgacgatccggAGGACCCCGACGACAGCGAcgtcagcgacggcgactcCGTGGAGCCCgtgtcgcccgccgcctggGACGGGCCGACGCGGTCGCATCgcagcggcgcgctcgcgcctttcgacgcgcgcgccgcgcacccCGCGACGTTCACCGACGACAACATCCACGagtggcgcgcgctcgcgatggagcgagcgcgcgcccgcgccggcgccccgacgcggccCTCACCGCTCCGGCCGACGAACGGCGGAACGACGCGACAGGCGCGAACCCGTTCGCACCCCAACGGCCACCGACGCGTATCGCCCCGCTCCAGGAGCGAAAACGAACTCGCCGACCTCTCCaaccccgacgaggacgacgaccgcgagccCGGACCGATGTCCGGGAGGGCCATGGCCACGCTGCCGCGGTGCTTCGTGGGAGACGCTCGGTGGCGGGGACTTCGAGGCCTCGCGCCGGTGGGGCAGTCAAACGAGGGAGTCGAAcaaggcgccgccgcgacgacgacggacgccgccgccgccgccgccgctgaggcgttcgaggacgtcgagatGTGCCTCGTGTGCACCGACGATtgcgagcccggcgacgagctcatcgttCTGACGTGTCACCACTCCTTCCACGCCGACTGCATAAAGCGGTGGCTTAAAGTCAACGCGGTGTGTCCGGCGTGTCGAGCGAGGGTGACGCGGGTGTCCGggcgggaacgcgcggcgctgtgGCGGAGTCGGTGGGGcttggacgacgagggggattggggcggggacggggttGGGGATCGCGGGGGTGAAGGTGAGGAGATCGTGGTCAACGTGGTGGGGTGA
- a CDS encoding predicted protein, which translates to MSGAPPPPKPWERAAATGESVSASTPAAPGDAPKPWDVPGAGSAPSAPVPTASNPTGTTPPPPARYREQGTAVTNPASTATAGAGTYTAGAGTYGRAGYGGYGSAYGSTAYGGGGYGGYGGYGGVGSYGGYGGYGSTYGGMGGYGGYGGYGSSYGGMGGYGGYGGYGGMYGGGMYGQRYGMGGMMGPGMGMGPMGPNDPNGPTPPPTAWQRILRSLSGVVMFAGKMSWLVDENAQAMHFFMTAMLQLLDRAGLLYGELARFVLRLLGYKVPPRPKWLPGVGPGGMMGAPPGMGGMMGPGMGGGMEGAWDGAGDADGGGD; encoded by the exons ATGTCTG GCGCACCCCCACCCCCGAAACCTtgggagcgcgcggccgcgacgggcgagagCGTCTCCGCATCCactccggcggcgccgggagaCGCGCCGAAACCCTGGGACgtcccgggcgcgggatcCGCCCCGTCAG CGCCGGTACCGACGGCATCTAACCCCACGGGaaccaccccgccgccgccggcgaggtacCGCGAGCAGGGAACCGCGGTGACAAACCCGGCTTCCACAGccacagctggcgcgggaacctacacagctggcgcgggaACCTACGGCCGCGCGGGTTACGGCGGCTACGGATCCGCGTATGGGTCCACAGCgtacgggggcggcggctacgggGGATACGGTGGATACGGCGGCGTTGGATCGtacggcggctacggcggctACGGGTCCACCTACGGAGGGATGGGGGGCtacggcggctacggcggctACGGATCCAGCTACGGAGGGATGGGGGGCtacggcggctacggcggctACGGGGGCATGTACGGCGGGGGCATGTACGGGCAGAGGTACGGCATGGGCGGGATGATGGGCCCCGGCATGGGCATGGGACCGATGGGCCCAAACGACCCCAACGGCCCGACCCCGCCCCCCACCGCGTGGCAGCGGATCCTGCGAAGCCTCAGCGGGGTTGTCATGTTCGCCGGCAAGATGTCGTGGCTGGTGGACGAGAACGCGCAGGCGATGCACTTCTTCATGACCGCCATGCTTCAGCTGCTTGACAGGGCGGGTTTGCTCTACGGCGAACTCGCGAGGTTCGTGCTGCGGCTGCTGGGATACAAGGTTCCGCCGAGGCCCAAGTGGCTGCCGGGGGTCGGTCCCGGCGGGATGATgggagcgccgccggggatgggCGGGATGATGGGCCCCGGCATGGGAGGCGGGATGGAGGGCGCgtgggacggcgcgggcgacgccgacggcggcggcgactga
- a CDS encoding predicted protein: protein MQKKLLILSALMVALACAHAGETPPEITNKVYFDVSIGGQPAGRITMGLYGTAVPKTVENFRALCTGEKGVGNRGKPLHYKGSIFHRIIPQFMLQGGDFTDGNGRGGESIYGEKFADESFAIKHSGAGDLSMANAGPNTNGSQFFITTIKTAWLDGRHVVFGKVLEGMDVVYKVEAVGSQSGKPSKEVVITDSGELEM from the exons ATGCAGAAAAAGCTTCTGATTCTCTCGGCCCTCAtggtcgccctcgcgtgcgcgcacgcgggcgAGACCCCCCCCGAGATCACCAACAAG GTTTACTTCGACGTCTCCATCGGCGGCCAGCCCGCGGGCAGGATCACCATGGGCCTCTACGGCACCGCCGTGCCCAAGACGGTGGAGAACTTCCGCGCGCTGTGCACGGGGGAGAAGGGCGTTGGCAACCGCGGAAAGCCCCTCCACTACAAGGGCTCCATCTTCCACCGCATCATCCCCCAGTTCATGCTCCAGGGCGGCGACTTCACCGACGGTaacggtcgcggcggtgagtcCATCTACGGCGAGAAGTTCGCGGACGAGAGCTTCGCCATCAAGCACTCAGGCGCGGGCGACCTCTCCATGGCCAACGCGGGACCCAACACAAACGGATCGCAGTTCTTCATCACCACCATCAAGACCGCCTGGCTCGACGGGCGCCACGTCGTCTTCGGCAAGGTGCTCGAGGGCATGGACGTGGTGTACAAGGTCGAGGCGGTCGGCTCCCAGAGCGGCAAGCCCTCCAAGGAGGTCGTCATCACCGActccggcgagctcgagatGTGA
- a CDS encoding predicted protein: MFAQIRARELDPTGRLGQAARGGDPSTSGRRADPSFGSRVAPQHDPDASSLDRSLASWAEADSLSNCTATYSELRPAPRSTIAAAFSPDGRTLASTHGDHTVKLIDCATGRCLATLAGHRRTPWVVRFHPTNPNVLASGSLDHEVRLWNARTSECVLRFDFGKPIASLAFHPEGDILAVASGHKLYTWRYAAAMRADWEARIDGDVPRGDAMDANAVHASSREGGLREDTRDDAGGSRWTASAAYVGGFPSRSRGTVAGAMGAEGAEGADPDALAVPYISLRTRRSLRAVHFHPHGAPMLLSAEVNETSEHDTAVPPLRAVTAPPPAGEWETAYAAASAAAAAAMGGNGGGLGGGGGHGLPSRGAESGADGGGSRTTYIAARSSNPGSPTLSSRPSADADDLDELARLRVRSPANNAEAMDVDNQPGGEDTRGGGARRSRSSRGGRLPTTARQQLFQTPGASTSTAAAAAATAAYQSAQNARGLRVLDPGAPTDQASRDAAAAAAAAASADRAVDQPCTVKLKIWRYDKKNPLAPLSDARLVIPHAVLCSEMGAHFSPCGRLLAACVACVPKDAEDPAPGEPIPRLVYELRVYSLEEQNFGEVLAARSVRAAHCLTSIQFSPTSEHVLLAYGRRHSSLLLLVADGGSCITVHTILEVYRIADMSLVRVLPSAEDEVNVACFHPAAGGGLAYGTKEGRLRILRHDKPPPRSASKRPMAIGRCLEDELLEVLDWSGLDADADGLPNGNSGSDTD; this comes from the coding sequence ATGTTTGCCcagatccgcgcgcgcgagctcgatccCACCGGCCGGCTGGGCcaagccgcgcgcggcggcgaccccaGCAcctcggggcgacgcgcggacccgtcgttcggctcgcgcgtcgccccacaacacgacccggacgcgtcgtcgctcgatcggtccctcgcgtcgtgggCGGAGGCCGACTCGCTCAGCAACTGCACCGCCACCTACAGCGAGCTTCGACCGGCGCCCAGGTcgaccatcgccgccgcgttctcccccgacggcaggaccctcgcgtcgacgcacggCGACCACACCGTCAAGCTGATCGACTGCGCCACGGGCCGATGCCTGGCGACGCTGGCGGGACACAGGCGAACGCCATGGGTCGTCCGGTTCCACCCGACCAACCCAAACGTGCTGGCGTCCGGCTCGTTGGACCACGAGGTGCGGCTGTGGAACGCGAGGACGTCCGAGTGCGTGCTTCGGTTCGATTTCGGCAAGCCCATCGCGAGCCTGGCGTTTCATCCGGAGGGGGACATcctggcggtggcgtcggggCACAAGCTGTACACGTGGAggtacgccgcggccatGCGCGCGGACTGGGAGGCgcgcatcgacggcgacgtaccTCGTGGTGACGCCATGGACGCCAACGCCGTGCATGCCTCATCACGCGAGGGAGGACTCAGGGAGGACACacgggacgacgccggtggaAGCCGTTGgaccgcatccgccgcgtacgtggGCGGGTtcccgtcgcgatcgcggggcaccgtcgcgggcgcgatgggtgccgagggtgccgagggtgccgacccggacgcgctcgccgtgccGTACATATCGCTGCGAACCAGACGGAGCCTGCGGGCGGTGCACTTTCACCCGCACGGCGCGCCCATGCTCCTCAGCGCCGAGGTTAACGAGACGAGCGAAcacgacacagctgtgccgccgcttcgagcggtgacggcgccgccgccggcgggggagTGGGAGACGGcctacgccgccgcgtccgccgcggctgccgcggcgatgggcgggaacgggggcgggctcggcggtggtggtgggcACGGGTTGCCGAGTAGGGGTGCCGagtccggcgccgacgggggcgggtcgaggacgacgtacatcgccgcgaggtcgagcaACCCGGGATCGCCGACGCTATCCTCGCGGcccagcgcggacgccgacgacctcgacgagctcgcgaggcttcgcgtgcgctcgcccgcgaacAATGCGGAGGCCATGGACGTCGACAACCAACCCGGAGGCGAAGACactcgcgggggcggggcgaggaggtccaGGTCATCGCGAGGAGGCCGGctgccgacgacggctcggCAGCAGCTCTTCCAaacgccgggcgcgtcgacgagcaccgccgccgccgccgccgcgaccgcggcgtaccAGAGCGCGcagaacgcgcgcgggctccgCGTCCTGGACCCGGGCGCCCCGACGGATCAGGCGTcccgcgatgccgccgcagcagccgccgccgccgcgtccgccgatcgcgccgtcgaccagCCGTGCACGGTGAAGCTCAAGATTTGGCGCTACGACAAGAAAAACCCGCTGGCGCCgctgagcgacgcgaggctggTCATACCCCACGCGGTGCTGTGCAGCGAGATGGGCGCGCACTTCTCCCCGTGCGGCCGTCTGTTGGCGGCTTGCGTGGCGTGCGTGCCCAAAGACGCGGAGGAcccggcgcccggcgagCCGATTCCGCGGCTGGTGTACGAACTTCGCGTGTATTCGCTGGAGGAACAAAACTTTGGGGAGGTTCTCGCCGCGAGATcagtccgcgccgcgcactgCCTCACGTCCATACAGTTCTCCCCGACGTCCGAGCACGTCCTGCTGGCGTACGGCCGGCGGCACAGCTCTCtgcttctcctcgtcgccgacggcggttCGTGCATCACCGTGCACACGATACTCGAGGTGTACCGCATCGCGGACATGAGCCTCGTGCGGGTGCtgccgtcggcggaggacgaggtgAACGTCGCGTGCTtccacccggcggcgggcggtgggTTGGCGTACGGCACGAAGGAGGGTCGCCTTCGAATCCTTCGGCACGAtaagccgccgccgaggtcggcgtCGAAGAGGCCGATGGCGATTGGTCGGTGCCTGGAGGATGAGCTGCTCGAGGTTCTGGACTGGAGCGgcctggacgcggacgcggacgggctGCCCAACGGGAACAGCGGGTCCGACACGGACTGA
- the FBAII gene encoding fructose-bisphosphate aldolase, class II (Fructose-bisphosphate aldolase, class II) has product MAFAVSTQALAAKVALSGKTLNVRKNAAKAVRNTSVRAAVSAPAGLKAGVVTGDDYKAVVDHAIKNGYAIPAVNCTMSTVTNACLEAAKKANSPMIIQFSNGGGAYNAGKGWKNEKDQKAAIMGCVAGALHVRALAEFYGVPIILHTDHCAKSLLPWFDGLLEANEEYFAKHGEPLFTSHMLDLSEESIEENMEISKKYLERMAKINCFLEVEIGITGGEEDGVDNTDVAQEDLYSKPEEIHQVYTELNKVAPGMFSVAAAFGNVHGVYSPGNVKLTPSILGAAQKYIKEKEGLDTDKPVNFVFHGGSGSSREDIREAIGYGVMKMNIDTDTQWSMWDGVREYVEKYEPYLQGQIGNPEGPEKPNKKYYDPRMWTRAAEESTVARLLSAYEDLNAMDALSK; this is encoded by the exons ATGGCTTTCGCTGTTTCCAcccaggcgctcgccgccaaggtcGCCCTCTCCGGCAAGACCCTCAACGTTCGCAAgaacgccgccaaggctgtgCGCAACAcctccgtccgcgccgctgtgtccgcccccgcg GGCCTCAAGGCTGGCGTCGTGACCGGCGATGACTACAAGGCTGTCGTCGACCACGCCATCAAGAACGGCTACGCCATCCCCGCCGTCAACTGCACCATGTCCACCGTGACCAACGCGTGCCTCGAggcggccaagaaggccaacTCCCCCATGATCATCCAGTTCTCcaacggcggtggcgcctaCAACGCCGGCAAGGGCTGGAAGAACGAGAAGGACCAGAAGGCGGCCATCATGGGCTgcgtcgccggtgccctccacgtccgcgccctcgctgAGTTCTACGGCGTCCCCATCATCCTCCACACCGACCACTGTGCCAAGAGCCTCCTCCCCTGGTTCGACGGCCTCCTCGAGGCCAACGAGGAGTACTTCGCCAAGCACGGCGAGCCCCTCTTCACCTCCCACATGCTCGACCTCTCCGAGGAGTCCATCGAGGAGAACATGGAGATCTCCAAGAAGTACCTCGAGCGCATGGCGAAGATCAACTGCTTCCTCGAGGTTGAGATCGGcatcaccggcggcgaggaggatggcgtcgacaacaccgacgtcgcccagGAGGACCTCTACTCCAAGCCCGAGGAGATCCACCAGGTGTACACCGAGCTCAACAAGGTTGCCCCCGGCATgttctccgtcgccgccgccttcggcAACGTGCACGGCGTGTACTCCCCCGGCAACGTGAAGCTCACCCCTtccatcctcggcgccgcaCAGAAGTAcatcaaggagaaggagggcCTCGACACCGACAAGCCCGTCAACTTCGTCTTCCacggcggctccggctcctCCCGCGAGGACATCCGCGAGGCCATCGGCTACGGCGTCATGAAGATGAACATCGACACTGACACCCAGTGGTCCATGTgggacggcgtccgcgagtaCGTCGAGAAGTACGAGCCCTACCTCCAGGGCCAGATCGGCAACCCCGAGGGCCCCGAGAAGCCCAACAAGAAGTACTACGATCCCCGCATgtggacccgcgccgccgaggagtccaccgtcgcgcgcctcctctcCGCGTACGAGGACCTCAACGCCATGGATGCCCTCTCCAAGTAA